TCAAGGATTAAAAATTCAAGAATTTAACCTTCCAGTACTTGGAGAAGTTTTTCCATCCCCGCACCTTCCCTCCTGATTTTGGGAGGGTTCACGGTAAGATCCAACACTGTGGAGGAGATTCCACCACTGCAGGGACCGGAATCAATTATGATATCGGGCTGATCCCCCAGTTCCCTTTGTACTTCCGTAGCAGATTTAGGAGAGGGATGACCAGAGAGGTTGGCACTGGTGGTGGTGATGGGAAATTCACGGGAAAGTTCTTGACATATAGCATTATCTGGTATTCTAACACCTATTTTATCCATTCCTGCTGTGATGAGGGAGGGAACTATTTCTTTCTTATTTAAAATAAGGGTGTAAGGTCCCGGGAGGATTTTCTGGATTATCTCCTCCTTATACTGATCCAGGTAGGTTATATTTTTGATGTCCTCTATGGTAGAGAGGCAGATTGAAACTGGCTTGTTTAAAGATCTTCCCTTCATATTGTAAACCTTTAAAACCGCTTCTTCACGGAATATACTGGCACCTAACCCGTATACTGTGTCGGTAGGGTAGACCACAGTTCCCCCACCACCTAGAGTATCCCTGATCAGGGCCATTTTCTCCTTTTCCGGATTTTCAGGATCAACTTTAATGAGTTTCATCTTTCATACCTTAAACTCCAAAGTATATATTCTTATAAAACCCATATTCGAAGTATGCTTAATAAACTTCGGCCCCAATTCCAAAGATTGATCAACCCCCTGGCAGGAAGAATCAGTTTGCACCCTAACATTCTAACGGTAATAGGGTTGTTAGTCAGTCTTTTTGCAGCCTACGCATTTGCACGTGGAAACCTCCTGGCAGGAGGTCTTTTAATACTCTTAAGCGGTTTTTTTGACGTGATTGACGGTGCTGTGGCCCGAAACAATAACACCAAAAGCAAGTTCGGGGGTTTCCTGGATTCTACCTGCGATCGCTTTGCTGACGCATTCATAATCATCGGTATCATCTACGGTGGATTCGTGAACTGGTTCTGGGGAATTTTAGCATTACTCGCCGCATTAAGTGTGAGTTATATCCGGGCTCGGGCCGAAGTAGAAGGAATTAAATGTGATGTGGGGATAGCAGAACGGGCCGAGCGCCTGTTTATAATTCTAGGCGGTGCCTTCATAGGTTACTTCACCAACCCCCAGTTGGTCATGACCCTGGCCATTCTCCTCATTGTGGTACTGGGATACATAACTGTCCTGCAACGTATCTATCACTCCTGGAAGGAACTTAAAAATCTTTAAAGAAAGCGAATACTTGAATTACCCATTAAATCTATATTAAAAGAAAATTTAAACATAATCAAGTGCTTTAGTGATAATATGGATGCAATAGAACGGATTGAGAAAGATTTAGAGCTTTTTGCAAAAAATATAAAAGAAGTGGAATCCATAAAAATCCATGACCGAGAAAAAAAAATCGTGGAAATGGCCCAGAACTACCGGGATGACACTGAGTACTACCTTAAGCAAAAGGATCATTTAACCTCTTTCGGTTGCATAACCTACGCACACGGACTTTTAGACGCAGTAAGGCTTCAGCACGACCTTATTATTGATGAATAATTAATTATAAGTTTGAGTAGTTTAAAGGGGAAAATACGAATTGAATACTAAAAAGAAGGTATTTAAATGAGGAAGATCTTTGGCAAAGAGTCAGAGGTGGAAAAACATTCCCGTGAGCATGTTGAATTAGTTTTTGAATGTGTTAAAAAGCTAAAAGAAATAATGCCACCCTTTTACATGGGAGAATTTGATATTTTAGATGCCAAAGTCATAGAAATGTCCATACTGGAAACTAAAGCCGACGAAGTTCGCCGGGTCATGGAGATTGAATTTTTCAAGGGAGCTTTCCTCCCCTTTGATCGTGAAGATCGGATAATACTGGCCGAACTGGTGGATAACGTTGCGGATATGACCCAGGAAGCAGCCTACGGAATAAGTCTAAGCAGGATCACCTTCCCCCCTCATTATAAGGATGATTTTGAGGAACTGGTAGATGAAGTTATAGATTCCATTGCTGTTTTAAAGGAATGCATTGAACTTCTGGATGTGGATCTTGGACAAGCCCTTAAAAAAGCCCATGAAGTTGAAGAAAGGGAAATTAAGGTGGATATGATAGAAAGACGCATCCTCAAAAAACTTTACCAGTCCTACCGTGATGAAGAATTTGGAATTCTGAGGTTACTCGAACTAAAAAACATGGTAACCCGTTTAGGAAACATCGTTGACCAGGCCGAAGATGCCTCTGACCGGGT
This portion of the Methanobacterium formicicum genome encodes:
- a CDS encoding TIGR00153 family protein codes for the protein MRKIFGKESEVEKHSREHVELVFECVKKLKEIMPPFYMGEFDILDAKVIEMSILETKADEVRRVMEIEFFKGAFLPFDREDRIILAELVDNVADMTQEAAYGISLSRITFPPHYKDDFEELVDEVIDSIAVLKECIELLDVDLGQALKKAHEVEEREIKVDMIERRILKKLYQSYRDEEFGILRLLELKNMVTRLGNIVDQAEDASDRVPIIAAKRKG
- a CDS encoding DUF357 domain-containing protein; its protein translation is MDAIERIEKDLELFAKNIKEVESIKIHDREKKIVEMAQNYRDDTEYYLKQKDHLTSFGCITYAHGLLDAVRLQHDLIIDE
- a CDS encoding L-threonylcarbamoyladenylate synthase, with amino-acid sequence MKLIKVDPENPEKEKMALIRDTLGGGGTVVYPTDTVYGLGASIFREEAVLKVYNMKGRSLNKPVSICLSTIEDIKNITYLDQYKEEIIQKILPGPYTLILNKKEIVPSLITAGMDKIGVRIPDNAICQELSREFPITTTSANLSGHPSPKSATEVQRELGDQPDIIIDSGPCSGGISSTVLDLTVNPPKIRREGAGMEKLLQVLEG
- the pgsA gene encoding archaetidylinositol phosphate synthase; the protein is MLNKLRPQFQRLINPLAGRISLHPNILTVIGLLVSLFAAYAFARGNLLAGGLLILLSGFFDVIDGAVARNNNTKSKFGGFLDSTCDRFADAFIIIGIIYGGFVNWFWGILALLAALSVSYIRARAEVEGIKCDVGIAERAERLFIILGGAFIGYFTNPQLVMTLAILLIVVLGYITVLQRIYHSWKELKNL